A portion of the Dethiobacter alkaliphilus AHT 1 genome contains these proteins:
- a CDS encoding RNA polymerase sigma factor — protein MSISKPEQILFEEHYSKVFKSVYLYCKDFHIAEDATQEAFLKAFDNINQLRDVKSFPGWVYVIALNVVKKEFNRNKKITELNFEDYQNIFSNQDEFKNIELKEDLKLLLKHISPEERKMLNLYYGFGLSLKEIAVLTDTNISTLKVKMHRTRQKLKKKAINDVVLTGEEK, from the coding sequence ATGAGCATCTCTAAGCCGGAGCAAATACTCTTCGAGGAACACTATAGTAAGGTTTTTAAATCTGTATATCTGTATTGCAAAGATTTTCACATTGCAGAGGATGCCACACAGGAAGCTTTCCTTAAAGCCTTCGATAATATCAACCAACTTAGAGATGTTAAATCTTTTCCCGGTTGGGTCTACGTAATCGCCTTAAATGTAGTCAAAAAAGAATTTAACAGAAACAAAAAAATAACTGAATTGAATTTCGAAGATTACCAAAACATATTCAGCAATCAAGATGAATTTAAGAACATTGAGCTAAAAGAAGATCTTAAATTGCTCCTGAAACATATTAGCCCGGAAGAGAGAAAAATGCTAAACTTATATTATGGGTTTGGTCTTTCACTTAAAGAAATAGCCGTCCTGACAGATACCAATATTTCAACCTTAAAGGTGAAAATGCATCGCACCCGTCAAAAGCTTAAGAAAAAGGCTATAAACGACGTTGTGTTAACGGGGGAAGAAAAATGA
- a CDS encoding ABC transporter ATP-binding protein, protein MQGIIEVKNLTKRYGDQAVVDDISFTVESQEIFGFLGPNGAGKTTSLEMIEGLRKPDGGEIFIKGQTVWPNPNKVKNLIGVQLQSTSFYEELTVKETLALFASLYGKKLSAGELEDLLAIVGLTEKENAHTRSLSGGQQQRLAIVTTLVNEPDVIFLDEPSTGLDPQSRRNIWDVVKELQRRGKTVILTTHYMEEAEYLCDRVAIIDQGKIIALDTPQKLIDGLGSEAKVSFTSEAPIKRELLSQVEAATVKELSGNNGKQLIYSSDPAQTITSLLALAKQDNVEIKGLHVSSATLEDVFLELTGKELRD, encoded by the coding sequence GTGCAGGGTATTATTGAAGTAAAGAATCTGACCAAAAGATATGGTGATCAGGCAGTGGTTGATGATATCAGCTTTACTGTTGAGTCACAGGAGATTTTTGGTTTTCTGGGTCCTAATGGTGCGGGGAAAACCACCTCCCTGGAGATGATTGAGGGATTGCGAAAACCCGATGGTGGAGAAATCTTTATAAAGGGACAGACGGTTTGGCCTAATCCCAATAAAGTAAAGAATCTTATTGGTGTGCAGCTGCAGTCAACTTCCTTTTACGAGGAATTAACTGTAAAAGAAACCCTGGCGCTATTTGCCTCCCTTTATGGCAAAAAGCTTTCTGCCGGGGAACTAGAAGACCTACTGGCCATCGTTGGCCTAACGGAAAAAGAAAACGCCCATACCCGCTCCCTCTCTGGTGGACAGCAACAGCGGTTAGCCATCGTCACCACACTTGTAAATGAGCCGGATGTGATCTTTCTTGATGAACCCTCCACAGGACTGGATCCTCAATCAAGAAGGAATATCTGGGACGTGGTTAAAGAACTGCAAAGAAGAGGCAAAACCGTTATCTTAACCACTCATTACATGGAAGAAGCAGAGTACTTATGTGACCGCGTTGCTATCATCGATCAGGGGAAAATCATTGCTTTGGATACTCCCCAAAAATTAATTGACGGTTTAGGCTCGGAGGCTAAAGTATCATTTACCAGTGAAGCTCCAATTAAAAGGGAGCTCCTCTCCCAAGTGGAAGCAGCAACGGTTAAAGAGCTCTCCGGCAATAATGGCAAGCAGCTGATTTATAGCAGTGACCCAGCGCAAACAATTACCAGCTTACTGGCTTTAGCAAAACAGGATAACGTGGAGATAAAAGGCTTACACGTTAGCAGTGCTACGCTGGAGGATGTCTTTTTAGAATTAACAGGAAAGGAGCTGCGGGACTAA
- a CDS encoding putative ABC transporter permease subunit: MKIALPSPLTEPPLPQSFGHDFKMMLIYQLLVTKNKLKHWPVGAWLGMIVVTIGLTAILIFLGNTAYGALAAMSPEIGEGFLSLIFMVGIAGQIFFGITAAFVTLYMSEDLELLFMSPVPLRVVFAVKSLLIAGSNFIAALLFCFIPGTFYGLLFQAGPVYYLFVLLVGCGLWAMGTSLAILLNMVVMRIIPPHRSREAIGFLGAIAAILVAITFQLPSIMMHRGQQLNLTNWLESQEQMLRIMDFLPWGWGAQALAAGITGNLLTGFSWSILLLLTGGVIFSFSFVSLERGFRRGWIAVSQGEGGRRRQKNSSHHSTGDISVSAMQLTAAQPTATAAHLWDSLWAVAKKDLLYMRRDTREWFGYMVPLILMAFLVAQFLFLQAEATQISMIIVLVMYSIMFSGNMALQSFGREGESDWFLNSVPMAGWPVVWGKLLGSVIPTLILMQTLLVGTALAIGVSFSLTVMLAVGTILLTLGSSAIGLFYSINNSRYNPDSPQHRISPGASIIMYLVNLLFMLILGIGMVYLIPPEELITVLHTLPPVPAEGGFLNNLARFFFFISRPLLWEPYLRVSMGIAVALGSWALVFFGFMAATVRQSRKGFRVEIITGSKKKK, translated from the coding sequence ATGAAAATAGCACTCCCTTCTCCGTTAACCGAACCCCCTCTTCCCCAATCCTTTGGGCACGACTTTAAAATGATGCTTATCTACCAGCTCCTTGTAACAAAGAACAAGTTAAAACATTGGCCGGTTGGTGCCTGGCTGGGAATGATAGTAGTCACCATAGGCCTAACTGCAATCTTAATCTTTTTGGGAAACACTGCTTACGGCGCTCTGGCGGCCATGTCACCGGAAATTGGTGAAGGATTTTTATCTCTAATATTTATGGTGGGTATAGCCGGACAGATATTTTTTGGTATTACCGCAGCATTTGTAACTTTATATATGTCCGAAGATCTGGAGCTTTTATTTATGTCTCCCGTTCCCTTACGCGTTGTTTTTGCTGTGAAGTCCCTGCTAATCGCAGGCAGTAACTTTATAGCTGCCTTACTGTTTTGTTTTATTCCCGGTACATTTTACGGGTTATTATTTCAGGCCGGTCCCGTCTACTACCTTTTCGTATTATTGGTAGGCTGCGGTCTTTGGGCTATGGGAACTTCTTTGGCAATTCTTTTAAACATGGTGGTTATGCGTATTATACCACCACACCGTAGTCGGGAAGCCATCGGTTTTCTTGGAGCCATAGCAGCCATCTTAGTTGCTATTACTTTTCAGTTGCCAAGCATAATGATGCATCGTGGGCAACAGCTTAATCTGACCAATTGGCTGGAAAGTCAGGAGCAAATGCTTCGCATCATGGATTTCCTGCCATGGGGATGGGGAGCGCAAGCTTTAGCAGCAGGTATCACCGGCAACCTATTAACAGGGTTTTCCTGGAGTATTCTGTTACTTCTAACAGGCGGAGTTATTTTTTCATTCTCTTTTGTCTCACTGGAGCGCGGATTCCGTCGGGGCTGGATTGCTGTTAGCCAGGGAGAAGGCGGGCGGCGTCGACAGAAAAACAGCTCTCATCATAGTACAGGGGATATTAGCGTTTCCGCAATGCAATTAACAGCCGCACAGCCCACTGCAACTGCAGCCCATCTTTGGGACAGTTTATGGGCTGTTGCCAAGAAAGATTTACTGTATATGCGCAGAGATACGCGGGAATGGTTTGGTTATATGGTGCCCCTAATTCTAATGGCATTTCTTGTAGCACAGTTCCTCTTCTTACAGGCAGAAGCTACGCAGATATCCATGATTATAGTACTGGTCATGTATAGTATCATGTTTAGCGGCAATATGGCACTGCAATCTTTTGGCCGGGAAGGCGAATCCGACTGGTTCCTAAACAGCGTACCCATGGCCGGATGGCCGGTTGTTTGGGGGAAACTTTTAGGATCTGTAATTCCCACCTTAATACTAATGCAAACGCTGTTGGTGGGGACCGCCCTGGCTATTGGTGTCTCTTTTTCCCTCACCGTAATGCTGGCAGTTGGTACCATTCTTTTAACTCTTGGTTCCAGTGCCATCGGCCTCTTCTATTCAATCAATAACAGTCGCTATAATCCCGACAGTCCACAGCACCGCATTTCTCCCGGAGCTTCCATTATAATGTATCTGGTTAATTTATTGTTCATGCTCATCCTGGGTATAGGCATGGTTTATCTCATTCCCCCGGAAGAACTTATAACCGTCCTGCATACATTACCCCCGGTACCTGCTGAAGGTGGTTTTCTAAATAATCTGGCCCGCTTTTTCTTCTTTATCAGCCGACCACTGCTATGGGAACCATATTTACGTGTATCCATGGGCATAGCTGTTGCACTAGGCTCCTGGGCCTTGGTATTCTTTGGTTTTATGGCTGCAACGGTACGCCAAAGCCGTAAAGGATTCCGGGTAGAAATCATTACCGGCAGCAAAAAGAAAAAATAA
- a CDS encoding DUF4367 domain-containing protein — protein MNKEESFDKEIKDAYNSILNDIPDPDVNQAFEMLKQKNALRNKRRNKNKFLLTAASILIAVIFIAFTGPAQAVRQLIFTSYILHNEDFSLVQQSESVEDHEIIVHIPDEDFHSDISAIQYINNPRLFVPGPELEDIFVSAEVTSFEGEVLTLYITFYFDDEIIRLNQHYYRGEWSSSFGFDPSTTTVEEKEINGIDVMIFTFRDSSTTMMWNHSNVNYQLDSNLEYEKLEEFAHYLQLF, from the coding sequence ATGAACAAAGAAGAGAGTTTTGACAAAGAAATAAAAGATGCATACAACAGTATTTTAAATGATATTCCGGACCCGGATGTTAACCAGGCCTTTGAGATGCTCAAACAAAAGAATGCTTTACGCAATAAAAGAAGGAACAAAAATAAATTTCTGTTAACCGCAGCTTCCATATTAATAGCAGTTATATTCATTGCTTTTACCGGCCCCGCACAGGCAGTCAGACAATTAATATTCACTTCCTACATTCTCCACAATGAAGACTTTAGCTTAGTACAGCAAAGTGAGTCGGTAGAAGACCATGAAATAATTGTCCATATTCCGGATGAAGACTTCCACAGTGACATTTCAGCTATTCAGTATATCAATAATCCCAGACTATTTGTTCCCGGCCCTGAGCTGGAAGATATTTTCGTTTCTGCAGAAGTTACCAGCTTTGAAGGTGAAGTCTTAACTCTGTACATTACGTTTTATTTTGACGATGAAATAATTAGGCTAAATCAACATTATTATCGCGGCGAATGGTCCAGCAGCTTTGGTTTTGACCCTTCTACCACAACGGTGGAAGAAAAAGAAATTAACGGGATCGATGTTATGATTTTTACTTTTAGGGATTCGTCTACTACAATGATGTGGAATCATTCCAATGTAAACTATCAACTAGACAGCAATCTAGAGTATGAAAAGCTGGAGGAATTTGCCCACTATCTGCAACTTTTTTAA
- a CDS encoding ABC transporter ATP-binding protein, translating to MDEVLIHTKGLTKRYGASTVVDSLNLEVKAGEIYGFLGPNGAGKTTTIRMLTGLLDASEGEAYICGFHNDREAAQAKAMMAYVPDQPKLYGKLTAKEFLHMVAALYRISKDIYLERAEELMAMFGLRERADELLEGYSHGMRQKVVLAAALIHQPRVILLDEPTVGLDPASARLLKDVLQELARQGAAVFVSTHILEIAERMCHRVGILKEGKLIAQGTPEELRKKVKHSEGSLEDIFLELTGGHETAELIKCLEEENSL from the coding sequence ATGGATGAAGTTTTAATTCACACAAAAGGATTAACAAAGCGCTACGGAGCGTCTACAGTGGTTGACAGCTTGAACCTGGAAGTAAAAGCTGGAGAAATCTATGGCTTCTTAGGACCAAATGGTGCCGGTAAAACAACTACCATTAGGATGTTAACCGGCCTGTTAGATGCCAGTGAAGGTGAAGCGTACATCTGTGGTTTTCATAATGACAGAGAAGCTGCTCAAGCCAAAGCAATGATGGCTTATGTGCCGGATCAGCCTAAATTATATGGTAAGCTGACGGCAAAGGAATTCTTGCATATGGTAGCAGCACTTTACCGTATATCCAAAGATATTTACCTGGAGCGGGCTGAGGAGTTAATGGCCATGTTTGGACTAAGGGAACGTGCTGATGAATTGCTGGAGGGGTACTCTCACGGCATGAGGCAGAAAGTGGTGCTGGCGGCTGCACTTATTCATCAGCCCCGTGTAATCTTATTAGATGAACCGACAGTTGGCCTGGACCCGGCCAGTGCCCGTTTACTCAAAGATGTACTGCAGGAACTGGCGCGGCAGGGAGCGGCGGTTTTTGTCTCCACTCATATTCTAGAGATTGCCGAACGGATGTGCCATCGTGTAGGTATTCTTAAGGAAGGTAAACTTATCGCCCAGGGCACTCCTGAAGAGCTGCGCAAGAAGGTTAAGCATTCCGAAGGCAGTTTGGAAGATATTTTCCTTGAGCTTACCGGCGGCCATGAAACTGCAGAATTAATTAAATGCCTGGAGGAGGAAAACTCCCTATGA